The genome window AGACACTTAGGGGATTATaccaaaaaaaatacattataagtCTTCCTACTTTATATGATGTGTAGTAAGTCATCATTTACAGGTAGGttaaattttgtatttgataACTAAAACAtatttgtctgtttgtatgtGGATTGTTATCTATCATTGTGCAGAAATAGGTTGTCAGTTACCCTTGACCATTTTATTCATATGTCAATATATCTTAGTGACTCTAAAGAATCCATTATTATATGTGAActctgatgtgtgtgtgagaaggaAGTAAAGAATGGTTGTAAAGTGAAGCATTGATACGATTTCATCACACGTTACAAACACATAGAAATCCTAGGTGATAGATCCCACTGGCATTGATACCATATTTAAGAATCCATGTTTTCCCTAGCAAATGATCTTATGAATAGGTTAGAATACAAGAACATTTTGCACACAAAAAATTCACACTATAAAGATGGGTTTATTCTAGAGACTTGAATGTCCTTTTGACTGTTCAATACTCCCTCTCAGGAAGAGTTTATACTCCATCTAAAACCTTTCCACTATTTTTTatatcataaattattttcacttGACAATATGTTGCATAGCTTTTTCTATGAATTAATATCTATTCCTTTTGCTCTACCACATACACTCTGTGGGGGCACAAGATGTGATGACTGCTATACTTACATTGATGAGTAATATCAGTGCACAGGAGTTAATGTACTGATAATCAtccaacacagagagaaaaattctTAGATTCTTAGATTCTTAGGATTATTTTTTTGTTGTCATTGGTGGTACTGGTGGGGGTTTAGATTTTGTAGACATGGTTTTGCTATGTGGATTAATTTTCCCAAGGCTAGCCGATATTACCAATCTTCTTTATGCAACCACCCAGGTTATTGAGAATTCAAGCAAATGGCACCATAGTCTGTTGAAAATTTGCCTTGATTATGATactatcataatttttaaaagacaaacatcAGAACTCAGGGACTCTTTGTTCTCTTATTGACAATTGTGGATTGTAAGTAACATGCTGCATTGGatgctcattttgttttgttttgtttgtgtagcTTTTGTAGCccgtactggaactcactttgtaaactggctggccttgaactcacagagattcacctgcctctgcctcctgagtgctgggattgaaggtgtgtgccaccactgcccagtagaTGTCTATATTCTATTCTGACTTCAAATACACAGCATATGTTAGCTTCAAATACTGGACacaaacatttcttcatttacttGATAGAAATGATGAAGTGACATGCATTTAAAACTTTTacatcaagaatttttttttaaaaatgtggaaattTATTCTACATGGATATTGCTGAGAACATAGGTGTACTTGTGTAAGTATGCATATGACAATATTTGACTATGATGAATAAGCATACAAttctgagagagaagaggaaaaacagtGAGACCTCAGTGGTGTTTGTCTGCTTGTCTGTTGTGTGATTAGGAGaaatacaatgaaaagaaaaaaacagaaacagattaCCAAAAACATACAGGTTGGGTACAAAATGTAAGTATTTGGAAGCTCTTGATGAGAAAAGGAATTGTGCTGCAGATCAACAAATAATCAATGATGAATGCACAGTTCATCATTAAATGAGAAGGCACTGCTCACATTTCTTGTCACTTTCAACTTGCAAGGTGTAAGAAAATGACCTCCCTAAATCATACTGCAGGGATGGATTTCATTCTTGTGGGACTCACAGACAGCCCAGTGTTGGGGAGGATCCTCTTTGTGGTGTTTCTGCTCATCTTTGTCATCACACTGGCAGGAAATCTGTGCATGATTATGCTCATCAGGACCAATTCCCACCTACAAAcgcccatgtacttcttccttggGCACCTCTCCTTTGTAGACATTTGCTACTCTTCCAATGTTACTCCCAACATGCTGCATGGTTTCATCTCCAACCAGAAGACAATCTCCTATGCTGGATGTTTTACCCAGTGTCTCCTCTTCATTGCTCTGGCGATTACTGAGTTTTATATCCTTGCTTCAATGGCACtggaccgctatgtggccatttgCAGTCCTCTGCATTACAGTACCAGGATGTCCAAGAATGTCTGTGTCTCTCTAGTCACATTCCCTTATGTTTTTGGCTTCCTGAATGGGCTCTCTCAGACTCTGCTCACTTTCCGCTTGTCTTTCTGTGGCTCCCATGAAATCAACCACTTCTACTGTGCAGACCCTCCTCTCATCATGCTGGCTTGCTCTGACACTCATGTCAAAAAGATGGCCATGTTTGTGGTAGCTGGCTTCACTCTCATAAGCTCTCTCTTTGTCATTCTTATGTCCTACTTTTGCATTTTTGTAGCCATCTTGAGGATCCGTTCtgctgaaggaaggaaaaaagcctTTTCCACGTGTGGTTCCCATCTAACAACTGTCACCATATTTTATGGAACCCTTTTCTGCATGTATTTAAAACCTCCATCAGAGAAATCTGTAGAGGAGTCCAAAGTAATTGCTGTTTTTTACACCTTTTTAAGTCCATTGCTGAACCCCTTGATCTATAGCCTAAGGAATAAAGATGTCATCAATGCTGTGAAACAGGTGATCAAGGGAAATTTCTGTCAGAAAATTTTGGTTTAGGAAAGTGTTTATTAGTTATAATCTCTGATAACATAGTATCCTTGTAGGATAAAGCTAGTATTTTAGACTTACTACTTGTGTAACAGCATATACCTCTAGTagccacctctttttttttttacattttcctctGTACTTTATACCTTCtagttatacttttaaaataaatctaccatattgAAATTGGAAAATACCAAAATAATTTCAGAGTATTCTTTATTTACTATTCAAAATTCCATATAAAAATATTGtcttaatttatataaaatttagttTCTAACTAACTTGTCCTAAAGAGAACACGGTAAGTTTATACCCTATGAATGGTGGCATGCTTGAAGGTATAGAGCATTTCAAAAAGGATGGatgattttatagttttttttttaacaatggtTATTCTTGTCTACTATAAAGAACACTACAGAATGATTACTTTGATTTCCAACTCATCAATTAAATggcataaaacaaataaaaaatcattacTCAAAACATcaaagcaactttttttttgagacagggtttctctgtgtagttttggtgcctgtcctggatcttgctctgtagaccagactggcctcatagagatctgcctggctctgcctcccaagtgctgggatttaaaggtgtgtgccaccactgcccagctcaaaataacttttaattCTCATTTTTGTATGAGTGTTTGACTTATACATTGTTAATGAAATAATGAGGTAGTCATTGTATTTGTTTATGGCCTGGGAGTCCTTGGCATAGAAATGAATAAACTTACACAGAAGTTCACAATAACACACATAAAAGCCCTTCATTTTCTCATTCCTACTGTGTTATCCTAACTTTGGGATTTGTCGATTCCCACCCATCAGAATGCTAGATGGGATGCTGAGGATGGTGTTATCACAAGTTTAAACCATGCATTTACTCTCATTAGTGAAACTTTAAAGATGGTTATGGtgtctgtgatttttcttttttagaaatatCTAATACCTAATTTTTTGAAGTTTCtgtgtaaaataataattttctccattttagaTAGAATTATCTTACTGtttcatatgaaagaaaaatttaattattatagCTATTTAGACTGCATTTTCTTAATATAAATGCTCACACACCCCTTAAAAGAACTATGAATTCAGGGTGAATGTGAAGAAGAAATTTATAATCCTTTTATCTAACACTATGAATGAGGTTCATTATACTCTTTTACAATTGTTTTAAGTAAATTCATGTTCACATGTATCAATAAAGCTTTAAAGCAAAATTGAAATCTTATGCCATACATGAAAATCAACATTGATTTTCATTAGGAAATATCATCTCTATACTTAAgaatttaattataaatacttaaatacataaataattcatTGTTTTATACTTAGTAAttgtcattttgtctttgttAAAAATACACATCAAATTTGGAATAACAAATGTAAAACTATTGAAATATACAAGGAATCAAAACAAGACTAACTTGTAGTTTTCACTAAAAGACATATTTTCTTTCACCCTCCTGCAAATCATTTTACTACAGCATCCATGTAACATATTTATAtggttctatttctttgtttgaaTGTTCTTTTTCCATTTAGGATACATTCTTAGAATCAGAATTTctgaattaaatattttgtatatttttaaaaatattatctttggTTCATTTTGCGCTTGTATTGAGAGTAGGGAAACACATATATCCCAAAGCTGGtaggcagaggtcagaagacagtttatAGGAGTTGATTCTTTCCATTCTTTGAGTCCCAATGGTTGATCTCAGAAGACATATTATCCCCTTCAATTATCTCACTGGCTCTATTTTGAATGATTTTAAAGCTCTTGATTTTTATGGTTTGATATATACAATGTCCACctacaaaataaatagaaggttCTGAGTGCTGAGAAAGGTACAGAGGCGTGGAGTGTCCACTTTCTATCTCAAAGCAGTAATTTGGTAGAATAGTTTACTTTTATTCACAAAGACTTTCCTGAAGATGGACTAAATACTGTCTATATACTAGTGGTATGTTatactaaaatatattatatcaatattcaattttattatataaacttTTACAAAGCTaatattaaatagttttaaaCAATCTGTAATTGTTATGGCCTAACTAAATATAAGATAGCAaatgcatatttttattaatttataaactGATACTGGTGATTAATACACAAAATTTTATAGCTAATAATACTGTTGAAGCAAAAATGCTATAAGTGACTTTTATACTAAAGGAAAGTGGATTAGGACCTGGCAGATGAAAGAGACCCACACACCCACCTGAGATCCCTTGCCATGGGTGGGAAGAAGAATCCACAGGCCTACAGACACCTTGAGGGGCCAAGTGGTTGGGTGCCATTATGGTGAACAAATATATGGTGGAGtatgggggaaagagagaggcagaagggttCATGTCctatggagagaggcagatctgaagagaggaagaggatgaggagtgaGCTGaggtgggtaaaatgcttgccatctGAGGCCATGGTAATATATGGGCTTGGACTGCTGcaaagggccatgtctgggcccGTGGCCCTGCCCCAGTCATGGTCTATGCTGATGTCCCTGGCTCTTGTCACCTCACTGTGGTGAGAAAAGAGCAGCACAGAATTGAGTTTACTGCTTACTGGCTGCAGCACTCAAGAGAGCAGTCCCTGTACCTCTCCTGGGTAGCACAGTAGAACTAATCCCTGGTAACAGGAACATGGGTGAGAAAGTCCCAAGAGgatgaatgctgtgggatgttctgtatgtcctgtgggagcccttcttgggttctttgtggcgttacccagcaggtccgtatagaggatgattaggaccatgggcctgagtgcaggtgtttgagatggtctgcacttggctgtgctaggggatggtctgtatgtcaagttgctctgattggttaataaataaaacctgatcggccgtggctaggcaggaaagataagcgggactaacagagaggagaaaaaaaaggacagaaaggcagaaggagacgctgcagccgccgccatgaccagagacactgcagccgctgccatgaccagcagcatgtgaagacgccagtaagccaccagccacatggcaaggtatagatgtatggaaatggatcaatttaagataaaagcacagttagcaagataaggacagttagcaggaagcctgccacggccatgcagtttgtaagcaaaataagtctctgtgtttacttggttgggtctgagcggctgtgggactggcgggtgacagagatttgtcctgactgtgggcaaggcgaaaaaatcaagctacagatgAACATGGAAGAGCTGTCTCCACCTGTCATCTTCCATGTGGTGGTAAGAGAGAGATGCTCTCCCTACCTCTTGCTGCCTTTGACAGgagggagagctgaccctgaggtcatgagagcaggagagctgatctTGCTCCTTATAGCACTCCAGAGATCTGGCGCTGCctcttgcctgggcagcacagtagaccTGACTCTGTCAGTGAGGGTTCTGGCGAGCTGGCCCTGCAAGTGGGAGAGATGACCCTGCcccccatctgccatgtggtaacctgggtgagggaaagatgctctTTCCCTCCCCGctcaccacctgtggcaggtggaagagctgaaATTGGgggcatgagagtgggagagctagccctgccCATCACCATCTGCAGTACTCAGGAGAGTGGGccttgcaccttgcctgggcaatgCAGTAGAGCTGGGCAATCCACACCTGGTTGTGTGGATGCAGGTGAGTCAGTCCCAAGGATGTGAGATCAGAACTGTCCCTACCCCTTGCTGCCAGCTGCATTGGGTAAACTAGTCAGGTCAGTGCTGGAgcgctcaccctggtggtgaggatgagggagagctgaTGGGCTTACCAACAGAGCTACCCTCCAGGGCTATGgattggcccaccccaacatccaccccatcagTTAAAGTGAAGCACACTAGAGCaggtgaaggggccagtcctgcagatccaaagctgagagatctccatgacacagggcaacaacaggatatccaacaggagtcccagtgaggggaCAGGAACAGTAGGGTAACAGAAGCCAAAGGTCTCAAACCAGACCAtagactcattgcaatgaacacttgtaagtaaagGTATATgaactaaagggtatactgtgtgactcactgggccacccTACAGCATCCACAATAGgagtttttttcatttaaattttattttatttcattttgtaagggaaggtgcaagggcagagggtcgatatgaagggatgggaatgggatcaagatacatgatgtgaagttcacaaagaatcaataaaattttttaaGTAGCCTAAAATTAGATTATGGCAATATCTGCACAATATTAAAGGATGTTGAATGGGGATGGGGGCagaaagggagcaggaggaggggtgggaaggaTTGTGGCTCATatgtaatatgaaaaataattttaaaataaaatttgattccATGGGAAATTCAAGGTaagtaattaaattttataacctaagctaatgcatagctGTAATCTTAAATTGTGTACATTTCTGTGCCCTTGACCAAAACCATTGCATGTGTATCATTTGATAAAGCATCAAATACAGAGGTTGAAAGCAATCTTCTAAAATCTACCATAAAGTTTGAAATCAACATTTATGGATATGGGTTAATaaacaattaattattttttctagtgCTGTTTGTTGTCTGAGTCAGTGGGGATCACTTGAAGCCAGtgacttaatcccttgtaaaattCTGTTAAAAAATTTTGTAAAGGATACCATTCTTTCCCCATGTGATGCTTCAGTGCTAGTCAATAAAAACAGAGTGAAGCCCTTTTGTTagaaacagacacaaagaaatacaCATACGTATGGACAGATACAGGAGTCAGCATTCAGGCAGGAACAGATTCAGACTCATAGAACAGACAGATAGAGTGGGAGACACAGGAAACATGGAGTCATGAATTCAAATCTGAGCTCACTcagttaaatttcaaaataaaatctgttactttatattttattaaaattaataaaaagcaaTTAGTTTTGTTGAAATAAACATAAGACTTGAGACTGCTACCCTACTGTGTACTCAGCTTGTTTCTTTAACCTGTCTTTAATAGAATGACATTAACAATCtaccttacttgccttggatttcccatgtaatcagtTTACGTACtaagcttttatttctttacttaacGTGACACTGATACATAACTAGAGATTCAGAATTTATTGCTAATGTGTTTAATTTATGCAactgtgtatatgagtgtgtcttgtgtgtgtgtgtgtgtgtgtgtgcgtgtgtgcgtgtgtgtgtgtgtttgaggttGACATTGGATTTCTTCTTCAATAGGTCCCCATTTTAGTAAAAAAGGCACAAAGTTAGGCTTTCTATTAccatgaagagacatcatgaccacagtaattcttataaaggaaaaacatttaattggggtggcttacagtttcagaggtttagtccattatcatggtgggacatggaaaTGTataggcagacatagtgctggaaaaggagctgagagtcctacatcttgacccttAGACAGCAGGAAGTGGTCAGAGTGTCACACTGAGGTAAGCTTGAGcaaagaagacctcaaagcccaccagcacagtgacacacttcctccaacaaggccacatcttttagtgtcactccctatgagattatatgtgataattacattcaaaccacaacagtagCTATGTAGCCATCAGTTAAGTAGACAAGTAAGACATTCTTGAGAGGAAAAGAACACAGCAGAGTGGAAACAGCTCCAACAAAGCTGGAAGTTTGATATAAGTCAAAATTCTCATCCTTTGAGATATCACATAGAACTTTGAAGATATTTCTTTAGGAACATTAGGCTTCAatctccccatccccagcagGGTGCTGGAATCTAGAACTATATTATGCTATTTTAtactaattttatttcatattataatGGAAGTAGAGAACATTTTTCATACTCAGGCTAGAAAAGATTCACCTGGCAGGTGCTGAATTCTCCAGTTTTACgatgaaagaaatatattttgacttaaaaatgtagaaaagaatACTGATTTGTCATAGAATTATTTAGATGCCTTTGGATATTGAGGATGCCTCTCTTATAATCATCACACTGTATTTTGACACATTTAAGTGGCTTGAATTGGACTTATCTGCACATTGAAAGATATGTACCAAAGAAAGCATTtgcctcctccttcactcactaATTAATGCCTTGCCAAACAGTATTCAATCCCTTTTGAATCTATTATTAAATGTCCTTTTCAATAACAAGTTGTAAGACATTCCGTTTGTAAATGATTGTACTTTTCGGACTTGTCTGTGCTTCTTAGTTTCTTGAAAACATAACTGCACAGGTCACATTAATCCCAGTCTAAGTCCTGAAGCTCTGCTCTATAAAATACCCCAGACTTTATCAGTTCTTTCACACCAGtcattttagtttttcgagacacggtttctctgtgtagctttggagcct of Peromyscus maniculatus bairdii isolate BWxNUB_F1_BW_parent chromosome 4, HU_Pman_BW_mat_3.1, whole genome shotgun sequence contains these proteins:
- the LOC121829084 gene encoding olfactory receptor 5M10-like, translating into MTSLNHTAGMDFILVGLTDSPVLGRILFVVFLLIFVITLAGNLCMIMLIRTNSHLQTPMYFFLGHLSFVDICYSSNVTPNMLHGFISNQKTISYAGCFTQCLLFIALAITEFYILASMALDRYVAICSPLHYSTRMSKNVCVSLVTFPYVFGFLNGLSQTLLTFRLSFCGSHEINHFYCADPPLIMLACSDTHVKKMAMFVVAGFTLISSLFVILMSYFCIFVAILRIRSAEGRKKAFSTCGSHLTTVTIFYGTLFCMYLKPPSEKSVEESKVIAVFYTFLSPLLNPLIYSLRNKDVINAVKQVIKGNFCQKILV